Proteins encoded together in one Micromonospora auratinigra window:
- a CDS encoding glycoside hydrolase family 18 protein: MRRSLAALLLVLATATAAPAAAATPPRPEPAPLAASPVQVYGAWHCGNDYCTWATPRTVAEFDAQNHWIVDRGDGRPSVNLVVLSFVDPLDLLHATTDATTLDGVPRGMTAEIVQYLTARGIRVMLSLGGITYTDAWDAALTENPTLLGQRAAAVATRLGVGIEIDYEQNTGPNLAGLQSFIDAYRAVHPYDATGARPEARLTIDVAAGDRWLIDLNRKATADWLRTDRPVLDYANAMVPARPASASTSQASWQEHLDGKAQYSPPVPPLAPAKLTGSVYLAYGGRPLPECVDYATSVQKAAAPYVRGVAPNGAGSTPGLLGFMFWAAERPSTRGIGTVPPNTCERGAGAGASALAVPVPMPALRQS, translated from the coding sequence GTGCGACGCTCGCTGGCCGCGCTCCTGCTCGTGCTCGCCACCGCCACCGCCGCCCCGGCCGCCGCCGCGACGCCGCCCCGGCCCGAGCCCGCGCCCCTGGCGGCCAGCCCGGTCCAGGTCTACGGCGCCTGGCACTGCGGCAACGACTACTGCACCTGGGCCACCCCGCGCACCGTCGCCGAGTTCGACGCGCAGAACCACTGGATCGTCGACCGGGGCGACGGCCGCCCGTCGGTCAACCTGGTCGTGCTGAGCTTCGTCGACCCGCTCGACCTGCTGCACGCCACCACCGACGCGACCACCCTCGACGGGGTGCCGCGCGGTATGACCGCGGAGATCGTGCAGTACCTCACCGCCCGCGGCATCCGGGTGATGCTCTCCCTCGGCGGCATCACCTACACCGACGCCTGGGACGCCGCCCTCACCGAGAATCCCACCCTGCTCGGCCAGCGGGCCGCCGCGGTCGCCACCCGGCTCGGCGTCGGCATCGAGATCGACTACGAGCAGAACACCGGCCCGAACCTCGCCGGCCTCCAGTCGTTCATCGACGCCTACCGGGCGGTGCACCCGTACGACGCCACCGGGGCACGACCCGAGGCCCGGCTCACCATCGACGTCGCCGCCGGCGACCGCTGGCTGATCGACCTCAACCGCAAGGCCACCGCCGACTGGCTGCGTACCGACCGGCCGGTGCTCGACTACGCCAACGCCATGGTCCCCGCCCGCCCCGCCTCGGCCAGCACCTCGCAGGCCAGCTGGCAGGAGCACCTCGACGGCAAGGCGCAGTACAGCCCGCCCGTCCCGCCGCTGGCCCCGGCCAAGCTCACCGGCAGCGTCTACCTCGCCTACGGCGGCCGGCCGCTGCCGGAGTGCGTCGACTACGCCACCTCGGTGCAGAAGGCCGCCGCCCCGTACGTGCGGGGCGTCGCCCCCAACGGCGCGGGCAGCACGCCCGGCCTGCTCGGCTTCATGTTCTGGGCGGCCGAGCGGCCCTCCACCCGGGGCATCGGCACCGTGCCGCCCAACACCTGCGAGCGGGGCGCCGGGGCCGGCGCGAGCGCCCTCGCCGTCCCGGTGCCGATGCCGGCCCTGCGCCAGAGCTGA
- a CDS encoding peptidoglycan-binding domain-containing protein: MSAHLAPTLRVLRDEINIRWPHRDHTSDGWIGDASHQARHSDHNPDSDDSSVNALDVDVDGIDPLLVVRHCITHPSCQYVIWNRTIWSRSRGFAAARYTGPNPHTEHLHVSVSHDRALEDSRRAWGIATATATRLGDRVLRDGCRGSDVRELQTLANRLGAKLTVDGAFGARTRTWVCAFQQARKLTVDGVVGPATVTAIRKATAPPPAGPQPQPARTPGCRTLRRGSTGADVAFVRRFIGRRCGGPGSAFDADTEAGVRWYQAMRGITADGVVGPLTWKQMGVRVTY; encoded by the coding sequence GTGAGCGCCCACCTGGCCCCCACGCTGCGCGTGCTGCGCGACGAGATCAACATCCGTTGGCCGCACCGGGACCACACCTCGGACGGCTGGATCGGCGACGCGTCCCACCAGGCCCGCCACTCCGACCACAACCCGGACTCCGACGACAGCTCGGTCAACGCCCTCGACGTGGACGTCGACGGCATCGACCCGCTGCTCGTCGTCCGGCACTGCATCACCCACCCGTCCTGCCAGTACGTGATCTGGAACCGGACGATCTGGAGCCGCAGCCGGGGCTTCGCCGCGGCCCGCTACACCGGGCCGAACCCGCACACCGAGCACCTGCACGTCAGCGTGAGCCACGACCGGGCGCTAGAGGACAGCCGGCGGGCCTGGGGGATCGCCACCGCGACCGCCACGCGGCTCGGCGACCGGGTGCTGCGCGACGGCTGCCGGGGCAGCGACGTGCGCGAGTTGCAGACCCTGGCCAACCGGCTCGGCGCGAAGCTCACCGTCGACGGCGCCTTCGGGGCGCGGACCCGCACCTGGGTATGCGCCTTCCAGCAGGCCAGGAAGCTGACGGTGGACGGCGTCGTGGGCCCGGCCACGGTGACCGCGATCCGGAAGGCCACCGCACCGCCACCGGCGGGGCCGCAGCCGCAGCCGGCCCGCACGCCGGGTTGTCGCACCCTGCGCCGGGGCAGCACCGGCGCGGACGTGGCGTTCGTCCGGCGCTTCATCGGGCGGCGCTGCGGCGGCCCGGGCAGCGCCTTCGACGCCGACACCGAGGCGGGGGTGCGCTGGTACCAGGCGATGCGCGGGATCACCGCCGACGGCGTGGTCGGGCCGTTGACCTGGAAGCAGATGGGAGTCCGGGTCACCTACTGA
- a CDS encoding FG-GAP-like repeat-containing protein, whose product MGGLRFLPWVRDGVARVVADTDPLTGALPRARATVDLSVTALGTDTATAATREITGTSTALLHGPGDVVGVDPQEVIRSHPAPGAENVEVSEFAAVEFDRPDLPWLYTPARPDADGRLRPWLVLVVVPVAAGGELRTEPGQALPRLATTVRQLPGLADSWAWAHAQVLVTSEDEDVAAVLADAPERTLSRLLCPRRLATGTDYLAAVVPAFEAGVRAGLGEPVDDAGPLAPAWGPGSAHPAPDDPLLLPVYHHWTFRTGPDGDFESLARRLQARPLPNDVGRQPVDIAAPGGGLPAQPDEGVEGRSVLGFEGALAAPGMTPTAWADDVRAAWRDRLTGLLRHAADRLTPPRYGDLHSQQTQLPAPDAEPRWLAGLNLDPRYRAAAALGTQVVQRHQEDLAAAAWQRAAQIREANEQLRRGQAARDTATALYARRVDPHAPGAAVGDDRLVALTQPVHDLVEVPTPGLAAGPGDPLDQRLAGNPGAQAATSAPVRRLLRPRGPLARRVAGDVATATLARLADGGSAVPPARVPTGGAVLDALAGDGRGVGDLTREVIERAAADPWWHTGTSGLTARTAGPALAADDPVTRVATNGGDLLGADRFFLGAADGRLFERRRVAPDRWVWRDHGTPPGTAVATSGAAVTPDRVYVRTHDSRLFERRWDGDRWVWTDCGAPTGGLHSRPVAAGPALYALGGDAGLWRFDPAARSWTPLGSPVGGGERLWGSPRPSMLGVLVATSANRLFGHDGSQWRAYGGPPVWGSPAAEHAYPNRQYGIEYVTPAGQLVSLFRDGSTYPHDPVPDGLRIISLAQDAAPLGNDEELAIMVLAQHPANPADVRLMRRYLWYHDVQERYLWAWGQEAAAPGVGAHRPGPFVGDSREGEIFAVTADGRLTAYRWGYSGAAGWVDHGAPADPRGAGPVDAPAPAHVRFAPKVGLLSSLVFGHTVAQGTGSRAHLQVAHHLGEDGVVREPALTAPVDGPAIPAVARATATTLGTVLPTGRPTLVTAALLPGTTAGTCRIAYWVGRDADGTGAAGSGWTGPYELPDPVSADAAGLDVALADLDGDGRPELVVAYAVSRSGGTDNRVFYRVGWGLDDTGAVTDGWTDSQPTPMQLGSFGAVGVEVVDMTGDHVPDLLVFAAGSLNGTPVARYLTGRGLNRRGRVAGGWTAARAVPDETATATGDGAGVAVADITGTRRPDLVVARRSGGTVSYRVAFDLDPDGVPVDWSPPVTLTGAADAGTARGCPVTVADLRADLVADRARMGDDFMAAAAAHQGRLAPAQALARDHHPTPVDVATAAAAVRETVRPETAVTGEVLAGIDLGDGGLVDALPDSGDPLRRLLAGVTFDVPTYELLRGLSQEHVVPNLPAVAPETMTALAANPRFIEAFLVGLNHEMSREMLWREFPADPRQTWFRQFWDVRGAASAGEPLTDIPPLTDPAWRSGPLGSHLTAVGAPGEQSLVLVIRGELLRRYPSTVVTMRAASWTGPRERTPTGPDVLPIFNAWLSPDLLLFGFPSTAEVARGADSRDTGPAGSFFLLREQPAAPRFGVDLTGDPPPPDAVVFAARPGRNAADTARAVLQRPVLLARHASDLLPPPETQP is encoded by the coding sequence ATGGGTGGCCTGCGTTTCCTGCCCTGGGTACGCGACGGCGTGGCCCGGGTGGTGGCCGACACCGACCCGCTGACCGGCGCGCTGCCGCGGGCCCGCGCCACGGTCGACCTCAGCGTCACCGCGCTCGGCACCGACACCGCCACGGCGGCCACCCGGGAGATCACCGGCACCTCCACCGCCCTGCTGCACGGCCCCGGCGACGTCGTCGGCGTCGACCCGCAGGAGGTCATCCGCAGCCACCCGGCACCCGGGGCGGAGAACGTCGAGGTCTCCGAGTTCGCGGCCGTCGAGTTCGACCGGCCGGACCTGCCCTGGCTGTACACCCCGGCCCGGCCCGACGCCGACGGGCGGCTGCGCCCGTGGCTGGTGCTCGTGGTCGTACCGGTGGCCGCCGGCGGCGAGCTGCGGACCGAGCCGGGTCAGGCGCTGCCCCGGCTCGCCACCACCGTGCGGCAGCTGCCCGGCCTGGCCGACTCGTGGGCCTGGGCGCACGCGCAGGTGCTGGTCACCAGCGAGGACGAGGACGTCGCCGCCGTGCTCGCCGACGCGCCGGAGCGCACCCTGTCCCGGCTGCTCTGCCCGCGCCGGCTCGCCACCGGCACCGACTACCTGGCCGCCGTGGTCCCCGCCTTCGAGGCCGGGGTCCGCGCCGGCCTCGGCGAACCGGTCGACGACGCGGGTCCGCTCGCTCCCGCCTGGGGTCCCGGCTCGGCGCACCCCGCCCCGGACGACCCGCTCCTGCTGCCCGTCTACCACCACTGGACGTTCCGCACCGGCCCGGACGGCGACTTCGAGTCGCTGGCCCGCCGGCTGCAGGCCCGGCCGCTGCCGAACGACGTCGGCCGGCAGCCGGTGGACATCGCGGCTCCCGGCGGGGGCCTCCCCGCGCAGCCCGACGAGGGCGTCGAGGGCCGCTCGGTGCTCGGCTTCGAGGGTGCCCTCGCCGCGCCCGGGATGACCCCCACCGCCTGGGCCGACGACGTCCGCGCCGCCTGGCGGGACCGGCTCACCGGGCTGCTCCGGCACGCCGCCGACCGGCTCACCCCGCCGCGCTACGGCGACCTGCACAGCCAACAGACGCAGCTGCCCGCCCCGGACGCGGAACCGCGCTGGCTCGCCGGGCTGAACCTGGACCCGCGGTACCGCGCCGCCGCAGCGCTCGGCACCCAGGTGGTGCAGCGGCACCAGGAGGACCTGGCGGCCGCGGCCTGGCAGCGGGCCGCGCAGATCCGCGAGGCGAACGAGCAGTTGCGCCGCGGCCAGGCCGCCCGGGACACCGCCACCGCCCTGTACGCCCGTCGGGTCGACCCGCACGCCCCCGGCGCGGCGGTCGGCGACGACCGGCTGGTGGCGCTGACCCAGCCGGTGCACGACCTGGTCGAGGTGCCGACCCCGGGGCTGGCCGCCGGCCCCGGCGACCCGCTCGACCAGCGTTTGGCCGGCAACCCGGGCGCGCAGGCGGCCACCTCCGCGCCGGTACGCCGGCTGCTACGCCCGCGCGGGCCGCTCGCCCGTCGGGTGGCCGGCGACGTCGCGACGGCGACGCTGGCGCGGCTCGCCGACGGCGGCAGCGCGGTGCCCCCGGCCCGGGTCCCGACCGGCGGCGCGGTGCTCGACGCCCTGGCCGGCGACGGCCGCGGCGTCGGTGACCTGACCCGCGAGGTGATCGAACGGGCCGCCGCGGACCCGTGGTGGCACACCGGGACCAGCGGCCTCACCGCCCGTACGGCCGGGCCCGCCCTGGCCGCCGACGACCCGGTCACCCGGGTCGCCACCAACGGCGGCGACCTGCTCGGCGCCGACCGGTTCTTCCTCGGCGCGGCCGACGGCCGGTTGTTCGAGCGCCGCCGGGTCGCCCCCGACCGCTGGGTCTGGCGGGACCACGGCACGCCGCCGGGCACCGCCGTCGCCACCTCCGGCGCCGCCGTGACGCCGGACCGGGTGTACGTGCGCACCCACGACAGCCGCCTGTTCGAACGGCGCTGGGACGGCGACCGATGGGTGTGGACCGACTGCGGCGCCCCGACCGGCGGCCTGCACAGCCGGCCGGTGGCCGCCGGCCCGGCGCTGTACGCGCTCGGCGGCGACGCCGGACTCTGGCGCTTCGACCCGGCGGCCCGGTCCTGGACCCCGCTGGGCAGCCCGGTCGGCGGCGGCGAGCGGCTCTGGGGCTCACCGCGACCGTCCATGCTGGGCGTGCTGGTGGCGACCAGCGCCAACCGCCTCTTCGGGCACGACGGCAGCCAGTGGCGGGCGTACGGCGGCCCGCCCGTCTGGGGTTCCCCGGCCGCTGAGCACGCCTACCCCAACCGGCAGTACGGCATCGAGTACGTCACGCCGGCCGGGCAACTGGTGTCGCTGTTCCGGGACGGGTCGACGTACCCGCACGACCCGGTGCCGGACGGGCTGCGGATCATCTCGCTGGCCCAGGACGCCGCCCCGCTGGGCAACGACGAGGAACTGGCGATCATGGTGCTCGCGCAGCACCCGGCGAACCCCGCGGACGTGCGCCTGATGCGCCGCTACCTCTGGTACCACGACGTCCAGGAGCGCTACCTCTGGGCGTGGGGGCAGGAGGCCGCCGCGCCGGGCGTCGGCGCGCACCGGCCCGGCCCGTTCGTCGGCGACTCCCGGGAGGGCGAGATCTTCGCGGTCACCGCCGACGGGCGGCTCACCGCGTACCGGTGGGGCTACTCGGGCGCGGCCGGCTGGGTCGACCACGGCGCTCCCGCCGACCCGCGCGGCGCCGGGCCGGTCGACGCGCCCGCCCCCGCCCACGTACGGTTCGCGCCGAAGGTGGGGCTGCTCTCCTCGCTGGTCTTCGGCCACACCGTCGCCCAGGGCACCGGCAGCCGGGCCCACCTGCAGGTCGCCCACCACCTCGGCGAGGACGGGGTGGTCCGGGAGCCGGCCCTGACCGCACCGGTCGACGGGCCGGCGATCCCGGCGGTGGCCCGGGCCACCGCCACCACCCTCGGCACCGTGCTGCCGACCGGCCGCCCCACCCTGGTCACCGCGGCACTGCTGCCCGGCACGACGGCCGGCACCTGCCGGATCGCGTACTGGGTCGGGCGGGACGCGGACGGCACCGGTGCGGCCGGCAGCGGCTGGACCGGCCCGTACGAACTGCCCGACCCGGTCAGCGCCGACGCCGCCGGGCTCGACGTTGCCCTCGCCGACCTGGACGGCGACGGCCGGCCCGAGCTGGTCGTCGCGTACGCGGTCAGCCGGTCCGGCGGCACCGACAACCGGGTGTTCTACCGGGTCGGTTGGGGGCTCGACGACACCGGCGCGGTCACCGACGGCTGGACCGACTCGCAGCCCACCCCGATGCAGCTGGGCTCCTTCGGCGCGGTCGGCGTCGAGGTGGTCGACATGACCGGTGACCACGTCCCGGACCTGCTGGTCTTCGCCGCCGGCTCGCTGAACGGCACGCCCGTGGCCCGCTACCTGACCGGCCGGGGACTCAACCGGCGCGGCCGGGTGGCCGGCGGCTGGACGGCCGCCCGGGCGGTGCCCGACGAGACGGCGACCGCCACCGGCGACGGGGCCGGCGTCGCGGTCGCCGACATCACCGGCACCCGCCGGCCCGACCTGGTGGTGGCGCGGCGCAGCGGCGGCACGGTCAGCTACCGGGTCGCGTTCGACCTCGACCCCGACGGCGTGCCGGTCGACTGGAGCCCTCCGGTCACCCTGACCGGCGCCGCCGACGCGGGCACCGCGCGGGGCTGCCCGGTCACCGTCGCCGACCTGCGCGCCGACCTGGTCGCCGACCGGGCGAGAATGGGCGACGACTTCATGGCGGCCGCCGCCGCCCACCAGGGCCGCCTCGCCCCGGCCCAGGCGCTGGCCCGCGACCACCACCCCACCCCGGTGGACGTGGCCACCGCCGCCGCGGCGGTCCGCGAGACGGTACGCCCGGAGACCGCCGTCACCGGGGAGGTGCTGGCCGGGATCGACCTCGGCGACGGCGGCCTCGTCGACGCGCTGCCGGACAGCGGCGACCCGCTGCGCCGGCTGCTCGCCGGGGTCACCTTCGACGTGCCCACCTACGAGCTGCTGCGCGGCCTGTCCCAGGAGCACGTGGTGCCGAACCTGCCGGCCGTGGCGCCGGAGACGATGACCGCGCTCGCCGCCAACCCGCGCTTCATCGAGGCGTTCCTGGTCGGCCTCAACCACGAGATGAGCCGGGAGATGCTCTGGCGGGAGTTCCCCGCCGACCCGAGGCAGACCTGGTTCCGCCAGTTCTGGGACGTCCGTGGCGCGGCGTCGGCCGGCGAGCCGCTGACCGACATCCCGCCGCTGACCGACCCGGCCTGGCGCAGCGGGCCGCTCGGCAGTCACCTCACCGCCGTCGGGGCGCCCGGCGAGCAGTCGCTGGTCCTGGTGATCCGGGGCGAGCTGCTGCGCCGCTACCCGTCCACCGTCGTCACCATGCGGGCGGCCAGCTGGACCGGCCCGCGGGAACGCACCCCGACCGGCCCGGACGTGCTGCCGATCTTCAACGCCTGGCTCTCGCCGGACCTGCTGCTGTTCGGCTTCCCGAGCACCGCCGAGGTGGCACGCGGCGCCGACAGCCGCGACACCGGGCCCGCCGGATCCTTCTTCCTGCTCCGCGAGCAACCCGCCGCACCCCGCTTCGGGGTGGACCTGACCGGCGACCCGCCACCGCCGGACGCCGTGGTCTTCGCCGCCCGGCCGGGCCGCAACGCCGCCGACACCGCCCGGGCCGTGCTGCAACGCCCCGTCCTCCTGGCCCGCCACGCCAGTGACCTGCTACCCCCGCCGGAGACCCAGCCATGA
- a CDS encoding DUF6603 domain-containing protein, giving the protein MTDDTTGTGAEMTEPKNALALLWDEVRLLAGPVLSAYDPWRRARLMRALGWDLEAVSGFDAARFEEWARTVGDALEVVAAVRNDAGLDTLAGLGKVGEAVGKVFGKIGELPTVRNGLPDVPGLPAELADDLIDLLVLTYLTRRVPWTVPLLDLLGLVDPAAVNPPSAPMPPGDAPIRLPKRRDELHLDRIVDLVRDPGGYVRQRYAPNGWDTPEGVAELSARLLPRLARALRALGLDADQGVRPDLGPDQGEVGRRLADSLLRLRFSGLRTPDGTPPAGAGPAPWSPTFGLGVTLGLASWDGRFTVILAPTGEAHLEGSIGAWNVATDLSGAGPAFAINAQGVTVSGDAAVVKWAAEVARIAPAGQPGWILGSPGGTHLAVGQLVLGGRASLGAGRDDVELGIRAGQAELVVRPGDGDGLLAKLLPADGLRLGLDLGLAWSLRGGLHLTGAAALAADYPVHLSWHGLGIEGLRIALEASTTTRALSLTLSTTVRAALGPLHVVVQNIGVRADLTFPPALPTGTGDRATAGNLGAADLRPAFKGPDGVALRMENGIVSGGGYLFVDEARGMYAGVLQLGMTSTTPLAPMKGFRLQATAVLNTRNPDGSRLTEADGSHTFSLLLAGTYEWFPGLMLFWGISITGLGLVVGWNRRTNPEEVRNAARAGTLDALLFPADPVGNAPAVIATLSRIFPVDTTGTVLGAMVRLNFLGGQVVADLAVLVEFPDPVRILLLGKLVIDFRQAGKFRLDSAGIVDFARREISVDAALIDSKLFGRPVSGEMALRARWGAGRTFAVSIGGFHPRYSPPPGFPAVKRFTIALQKSGKGVNLSAYLAVTSNTAQFGAELKLHFEGGGFVIDGRAWLDVMFQFKPFWFTAEIGATVSLKFKDKELLAVTLLIGISGPGPWRAWGEARIRFLFWEVSAKFAWTDGDTTGADEPTYVDAGEALRAALSAPDAWEVRPALTAGEPVTLRDLAGWTGPLLLQPGALLAVRENVLPLETDLSRIGTSRISGPNRFTLTGVSVGTGDDRLAGTLGDVVEDDFAPGQFRDLSPEEQLTTPGFVRLAAGRTVALPDGTALPDAALTSFTALAGDDAYDRIVIDDPDAAGRPLPAGHGLAATGGGDLLARFSATAPAAFAGSRRTGAARFTGPTLDLAHAGTGRTAGTVAPSRGTAGTPSSRGDGVPAPRTGSPATERSPSRRTGTARRPRLAVPQPRIVPAELEVR; this is encoded by the coding sequence ATGACCGACGACACGACCGGGACGGGAGCGGAGATGACCGAGCCGAAGAACGCCCTCGCCCTGCTCTGGGACGAGGTCCGGCTGCTCGCCGGGCCGGTGCTGTCGGCGTACGACCCGTGGCGGCGGGCCCGGTTGATGCGGGCGCTCGGCTGGGACCTGGAGGCGGTCAGCGGCTTCGACGCGGCCCGCTTCGAGGAGTGGGCCCGCACCGTCGGCGACGCCCTCGAGGTGGTCGCCGCCGTCCGCAACGACGCCGGGCTCGACACCCTCGCCGGCTTGGGCAAGGTGGGCGAAGCGGTCGGCAAGGTCTTCGGGAAGATCGGCGAGCTGCCGACGGTGCGCAACGGCCTGCCGGACGTGCCCGGGCTGCCCGCCGAACTCGCCGACGACCTGATCGATCTGCTGGTGCTGACGTACCTGACCCGTCGGGTGCCGTGGACGGTGCCGCTGCTCGACCTGCTCGGCCTGGTCGACCCGGCCGCCGTCAACCCGCCGAGCGCGCCGATGCCGCCCGGCGACGCCCCGATCCGGCTGCCGAAGCGCCGCGACGAGCTGCACCTGGACCGGATCGTCGACCTGGTCCGCGACCCCGGCGGCTACGTCCGCCAGCGGTACGCCCCGAACGGCTGGGACACCCCGGAGGGCGTGGCCGAGTTGTCCGCGCGGCTGCTGCCCCGGCTGGCCCGGGCGCTGCGGGCCCTCGGCCTCGACGCCGACCAGGGGGTCCGCCCCGACCTCGGGCCCGACCAGGGTGAGGTGGGCCGCCGGCTGGCCGACAGCCTGCTGCGGCTGCGTTTCAGCGGCCTGCGCACCCCCGACGGCACCCCACCGGCCGGAGCCGGCCCGGCCCCGTGGAGCCCGACCTTCGGCCTCGGGGTCACCCTCGGCCTGGCCAGTTGGGACGGCCGGTTCACGGTGATCCTCGCCCCCACCGGTGAGGCGCACCTGGAGGGCTCGATCGGGGCGTGGAACGTCGCCACCGACCTCAGCGGCGCCGGACCGGCCTTCGCGATCAACGCGCAGGGCGTCACGGTCAGCGGCGACGCCGCCGTGGTGAAGTGGGCGGCCGAGGTCGCCCGGATCGCCCCGGCCGGGCAGCCCGGCTGGATCCTCGGCTCGCCCGGCGGCACCCACCTGGCCGTCGGCCAGCTCGTCCTCGGCGGCCGGGCCAGCCTCGGTGCCGGCCGCGACGACGTCGAACTCGGCATCCGCGCCGGCCAGGCCGAACTCGTCGTGCGTCCCGGCGACGGCGACGGGCTGCTCGCCAAACTGCTCCCCGCCGACGGGCTGCGGCTCGGCCTCGACCTCGGCCTGGCCTGGTCGCTGCGCGGCGGCCTGCACCTGACCGGCGCCGCCGCGCTGGCCGCCGACTACCCGGTGCACCTGTCCTGGCACGGGCTGGGCATCGAAGGGCTGCGGATCGCCCTCGAGGCGTCCACCACCACCCGGGCGCTGAGCCTCACCCTGAGCACCACCGTGCGGGCCGCGCTCGGCCCGCTGCACGTGGTGGTGCAGAACATCGGCGTCCGCGCCGACCTCACCTTCCCGCCCGCGCTGCCCACCGGGACCGGCGACCGGGCCACCGCCGGCAACCTCGGCGCGGCCGACCTGCGGCCGGCGTTCAAGGGCCCGGACGGTGTCGCGCTGCGGATGGAGAACGGCATCGTCTCCGGCGGCGGCTACCTCTTCGTCGACGAGGCCCGCGGCATGTACGCCGGCGTGCTGCAGCTCGGCATGACCTCGACCACCCCGCTGGCCCCGATGAAGGGGTTCCGGCTACAGGCCACCGCCGTGCTGAACACCCGCAACCCGGACGGCAGCCGGCTCACCGAGGCCGACGGCAGCCACACCTTCTCGCTGCTGCTCGCCGGCACGTACGAGTGGTTCCCCGGCCTGATGCTGTTCTGGGGCATCTCCATCACCGGGCTCGGCCTGGTGGTCGGCTGGAACCGGCGGACCAACCCCGAGGAGGTCCGCAACGCCGCCCGCGCCGGCACCCTGGACGCGTTGCTCTTCCCGGCCGACCCGGTCGGCAACGCGCCCGCGGTCATCGCCACCCTCAGCCGGATCTTCCCGGTCGACACCACCGGGACCGTGCTCGGTGCGATGGTCCGGCTGAACTTTCTCGGCGGCCAGGTCGTCGCCGACCTCGCCGTGCTGGTGGAGTTCCCCGACCCGGTCCGGATCCTGCTCCTCGGCAAGCTGGTCATCGACTTTCGGCAGGCCGGGAAGTTCCGGCTCGACTCGGCGGGCATCGTGGACTTCGCCCGCCGGGAGATCAGCGTGGACGCCGCCCTGATCGACTCGAAGCTGTTCGGCCGCCCGGTCTCCGGCGAGATGGCCCTGCGTGCCCGCTGGGGCGCGGGCCGGACGTTCGCCGTCTCCATCGGCGGCTTCCACCCCCGCTACAGCCCGCCGCCCGGCTTCCCGGCGGTCAAGCGGTTCACCATCGCGCTGCAGAAGTCCGGCAAGGGCGTGAACCTGTCGGCGTACCTCGCCGTCACCAGCAACACCGCCCAGTTCGGCGCGGAACTGAAACTGCACTTCGAGGGCGGCGGGTTCGTCATCGACGGCCGCGCCTGGCTGGACGTGATGTTCCAGTTCAAGCCCTTCTGGTTCACCGCCGAGATCGGCGCGACGGTGTCGCTGAAGTTCAAGGACAAGGAACTGCTCGCGGTCACCCTGCTGATCGGGATCAGCGGGCCCGGCCCGTGGCGGGCCTGGGGCGAGGCCCGGATCAGGTTCCTGTTCTGGGAGGTGTCGGCGAAGTTCGCCTGGACCGACGGGGACACCACCGGGGCCGACGAGCCGACGTACGTCGACGCCGGTGAGGCGCTGCGCGCCGCGCTGTCCGCCCCGGACGCCTGGGAGGTGCGGCCGGCGCTCACCGCCGGGGAACCGGTCACCCTGCGCGACCTGGCCGGCTGGACCGGTCCGCTGCTGCTGCAACCCGGCGCCCTGCTGGCGGTACGGGAGAACGTGCTGCCGCTGGAGACCGACCTGTCCCGGATCGGCACCTCACGGATCAGCGGACCCAACCGGTTCACCCTGACCGGGGTGAGCGTCGGCACCGGGGACGACCGCCTCGCCGGCACCCTCGGCGACGTCGTCGAGGACGACTTCGCCCCCGGCCAGTTCCGCGACCTGTCCCCCGAGGAGCAGCTCACCACGCCCGGCTTCGTCCGCCTCGCGGCGGGCCGCACGGTGGCGCTGCCGGACGGCACCGCGCTGCCCGACGCCGCGCTCACCTCCTTCACCGCCCTCGCCGGCGACGACGCGTACGACCGGATCGTCATCGACGACCCGGACGCCGCCGGACGGCCGCTGCCGGCGGGCCACGGCCTGGCCGCGACGGGCGGCGGTGACCTGCTGGCCCGGTTCTCGGCCACCGCGCCGGCCGCGTTCGCCGGCAGCCGCCGCACCGGCGCCGCCCGCTTCACCGGCCCCACCCTCGACCTGGCCCACGCCGGAACCGGCCGCACCGCCGGAACCGTCGCGCCGTCGCGCGGCACCGCCGGGACGCCGTCGTCGCGCGGCGATGGAGTTCCCGCGCCGCGCACCGGCAGCCCCGCCACCGAACGGTCCCCGTCCCGACGCACCGGGACCGCCCGTCGGCCCCGCCTCGCGGTGCCGCAGCCGCGCATCGTCCCCGCCGAACTGGAGGTCCGCTGA